cacgcacaaacacacacacgatgcggCTGTCACGGAAATGTGGTTCTTGCGGTAGTTTCTACCGGAGCAACCGCATTTTCTCGCGTTGTTGAGCAAATCTCAAACAACCCCATATTTCCACGCCAAGTTTGCTTGTTTCTCTTGCAAATGCGATGCAAAAAGAGCAAAACTGCTAAACAACTTCGGGGGGAAGCACGAAAACCTACCTGGTGGGCACGAGTGCTGTTCACCAAAAGAGACTTTACGCCGGAAAGAGTTGTTGAAGTTTAGCGTCACTGACAGCTCGGTTGACAGCACAGGGTGAAACCGCGGAATCAAACCGGAAATCCGTTGCTCGAATCGTCTGTGCTCGACACAACTTTTCTTTTTGAATTTTCTCGCAGCGGTTATTCCCCGATCCACGGAGCATTTTTCTCCCTCATCTAGCTCAATTTTCtgctttcctttctctccaACCCTTTGATTACTTTGCTGTGAAAGTCGAGCAGGCCCGTagtcgaaaaaaaacaagcaaaaatcTAACGCAAAAGTAGTTCAAGTGAAACTGCCCGAACACTGCTAGAAAATTGTACTTTGACGGCACACTTTGTTTGTCATCCAGGTCGAGGTTTGCAAGCAACGCAGCTCCAGAAACGAAAGTCATTGTCGCCCCAGCAAATCGAACCCGGTTCGGAAATTTGCCAATTTAACGGATTCGCAGTGTTGAACGCGCGCAAAACATTCCCCGGTTGAGCAAGGGTTATTTGTGAGGAGAGCAagaacagcggcagcagcatggatCGTTTGTTGCGACTTGGAGGAGCGATGCCCGGTTTGAGTCAAGCCCCGCCGCCCTCGGATGCGCCCGTGGTAGACACGGCCGAGCAGGTTTACATTTCTTCGCTGGCCCTTCTAAAAATGCTGAAACACGGTCGCGCCGGTGTACCCATGGAAGTGATGGGTTTAATGTTGGGTAAGTGGCCAGTGGCTAAACCTGAAGCGAGTTCTGTAGCCTGTTTCTTCGCTTTTGTTCTATCTGTAGGTGAGTTCGTGGACGATTATACCGTGCAGGTGATTGACGTGTTTGCGATGCCTCAGACGGGAACAGGAGTATCAGTAGAGGCGGTCGATCCCGTCTTCCAGGCCAAGATGTTGGATATGCTGAAACAAACAGGTCGCCCGGAGATGGTTGTCGGTTGGTATCACTCGCATCCTGGCtttggctgctggctgtcgGGTGTCGATATAAACACGCAGCAGTCGTTCGAGGCACTTTCCGAGCGAgcggtcgccgttgtcgtcgaccCAATCCAATCGGTTAAGGGCAAAGTCGTGATCGATGCGTTCCGACTGATCAACCACAACATGCTCGTCCTGGGACAGGAGCCTCGGCAAACGACTTCTAATCTGGGTCACCTGCAGAAACCCTCGGTGCAGGCACTGATTCACGGTCTGAACCGAAATTACTACTCGATCAGCATTAACTACCGGAAGAATGAGTTGGAGCAAAAGATGTTGCTTAATTTGCACAAAAAatcatggatggatgggctgACGTTGGCCAACTATGAGGAACACTGTAGCATCAACGAAAGCACCATCAGTGAAATGCTCGAACTGGCGAAGAACTACAATAAGGTAACGATGGGGATAAGGGAATCGAGTAGTAGACAGCAAACACACCCATAAAACACCATTCTTTATCTAATCATCACAGGCTCTCGAGGATGAAGAAAAGATGACTCCTGAACAGCTGGCCATCAAGAACGTAGGCAAGCAGGATCCGAAGCGTCACCTGGAAGAGAAGGTGGACACGCTCATGTCGAACAACATCGTGCAGTGTCTTGGGGCTATGTTAGATACGATCGTCTTCAAGTAACGACCGCGCCGTGCGGAGGGAGGAATTTTTCGATTGCAGCCGGTCAGGTGCATCTCAATCTTGTTTTCTGTTCCGACTCATCCTTTTCAGTTCAAGTGTTGTGTACTTGAGCTGCGACATGATACTGTAATTAAAGAGATCTTCGTATCATGGAAGAATTTAATATCATATTTTACcgctttgtgttttgtgtttaaaaaGATGGCAGTCGATTTGCGGCTTCAGAAGGAAACTTGATTAAATTATTACGAATAATCGAAAAATCGTGAATTTGCTAAGAGCGACCAATGGCAACACTGCCACGCCGGTTTCAATCGCGGCTGGCGGCACGGTAACGGCTGTCAGTTGAATTTTGCTCGAAGCGCGCCCCTCGCCAGAATTTTTTATTTGTGCGTTGATTTACAAAACCAAGTTTAGTGTAACGATTCTTCAATAACCGCGGACTGTGGCCAGTTTACGTATCCCTCATGGAACCGATGACCTTAGGTAGTCCTAGCTCCTTATCGGGGTCGAATGTTGCGATTAgtggcgctggtggcggtgctggaggACCCGGCTATCTGCCGTCGTTTCTGATGGGCGATCCCCCGGCTGCTCCGCGCCCAAACACTCTCTCTCCAACGCGGGCACGTGCTTCTCTTGCGTACGGTGGACTTGCCGGGTCGCCTCCCGAAGGCTTGCGCTCACCTACGTCCTTGGCCGCgcttcaccaccaacagcagcagcagcatcatttcgTGCAGccgcaacatcaacaacagcagcagcagcaacagcagatgtCTTCCTCCTTCATGAATGTAACACCGCACACGCAGCACTTCCTGCATATGTCCA
The sequence above is a segment of the Anopheles darlingi chromosome 2, idAnoDarlMG_H_01, whole genome shotgun sequence genome. Coding sequences within it:
- the LOC125952384 gene encoding 26S proteasome non-ATPase regulatory subunit 14 gives rise to the protein MDRLLRLGGAMPGLSQAPPPSDAPVVDTAEQVYISSLALLKMLKHGRAGVPMEVMGLMLGEFVDDYTVQVIDVFAMPQTGTGVSVEAVDPVFQAKMLDMLKQTGRPEMVVGWYHSHPGFGCWLSGVDINTQQSFEALSERAVAVVVDPIQSVKGKVVIDAFRLINHNMLVLGQEPRQTTSNLGHLQKPSVQALIHGLNRNYYSISINYRKNELEQKMLLNLHKKSWMDGLTLANYEEHCSINESTISEMLELAKNYNKALEDEEKMTPEQLAIKNVGKQDPKRHLEEKVDTLMSNNIVQCLGAMLDTIVFK